A window from Citrus sinensis cultivar Valencia sweet orange chromosome 3, DVS_A1.0, whole genome shotgun sequence encodes these proteins:
- the LOC102626106 gene encoding vesicle transport protein GOT1 produces MAYEIDERKKIGFGLIGFGIFFTFLAIILFFDRGLLALGNILWLTGVTLLLGLQSTWKLFTNRANYKGSICFLLGLFFLFVRWPIVGIILEIYGFIALFSGFWPSVKVFLYQIPVVGWIIQYPLMILDRLKGG; encoded by the exons ATGGCCTACGAAATAGACGAGCGAAAAA AGATTGGATTTGGTCTCATTGGTTTTGGcatctttttcacttttcttgctatcattcttttctttgacAGAGGTTTGCTTGCTCTAGGGAAT ATACTTTGGTTAACTGGGGTCACTCTTTTGCTTGGTTTACAATCCACTTGGAAGCTCTTTACTAACAGAGCAAACTATAAG GGCTCcatttgctttcttcttggactctttttcttatttgttcGTTGGCCAATTGTGGGTATAATCTTGGAAATATATGGTTTCATTGCTCTCTTCAG TGGCTTTTGGCCATCTGTCAAGGTTTTCCTCTATCAGATTCCAGTTGTTGGATGGATCATACAGTATCCCCTTATG ATTCTTGATCGCCTGAAAGGTGGCTAG
- the LOC107177178 gene encoding protein CURLY FLAG LEAF 1-like has product MVMELTELSLAPTHCVVVDKSNSSSESEDNPSRKRKFLSDFSLLKTEPAIQTSVDLQIKDPLPLDWERCLDLQSGRMYYFNRKSSKKSWSLPENKQKLDLELNISSSSVSNCTSAADDDESNNKHHLSSASNNMVALACMNCHLLVILSKSSPSCPNCKFVHSLPNQQTQSSSAKVSGTKSMINTLSLLN; this is encoded by the exons ATGGTAATGGAGTTGACAGAGCTTTCTTTGGCACCAACACATTGTGTTGTCGTTGACAAAAGCAACTCATCATCAGAATCCGAAGACAATCCTTCAAGAAAGAGGAAGTTTTTATCAGATTTTAGCCTTTTGAAGACCGAACCAGCAATTCAAACAAGTGTTGATCTTCAAATTAAAGACCCTCTGCCATTGGATTGGGAGCGATGCCTTGACCTACAA TCAGGCAGAATGTATTATTTCAACAGAAAATCTTCAAAAAAGAGCTGGAGCTTGCCAGAGAACAAGCAGAAACTAGACCTTGAACTCAAcatctcatcatcatcagtctCAAATTGTACTTCAGcagctgatgatgatgagtcTAACAATAAGCACCATTTATCATCAGCAAGTAATAACATGGTGGCCTTGGCTTGTATGAATTGCCATCTTCTTGTGATATTGTCCAAATCTTCTCCTTCTTGCCCCAATTGCAAGTTTGTTCACTCTCTTCCAAATCAACAAACCCAATCGTCATCAGCAAAAGTCTCTGGCACCAAGTCCATGATCAATACATTAAGCCTCTTGAACTGA